The following proteins are encoded in a genomic region of Cryomorphaceae bacterium 1068:
- a CDS encoding thioesterase family protein codes for MTHTTTFRVRYSETDRMGYMYYGNYAAWFEVGRVELLRSLGLTYRKIEDDGVILPVRDFTVRYFKPVKYDDEVYLNTNLTDLSGAKITFDFVLANAQGEKLCTSTIVLVFCDKDSGRPTRAPQQLVEAFGG; via the coding sequence ATGACACATACTACCACTTTTAGAGTACGCTATTCTGAGACAGATCGCATGGGCTACATGTACTATGGAAATTACGCTGCCTGGTTTGAAGTCGGCAGGGTAGAACTGCTAAGATCTCTCGGGCTGACCTATAGAAAAATAGAAGACGATGGTGTGATCCTTCCCGTGCGTGATTTTACCGTCCGTTATTTTAAGCCGGTCAAATACGATGATGAGGTTTATTTAAATACCAATCTAACAGATCTTTCCGGTGCTAAAATCACTTTTGATTTTGTTTTGGCGAATGCCCAAGGCGAAAAGCTGTGCACCTCGACCATAGTTCTGGTCTTTTGTGATAAGGATTCAGGCAGACCTACTCGTGCACCACAACAACTAGTTGAAGCTTTTGGAGGTTAA